A portion of the Agelaius phoeniceus isolate bAgePho1 chromosome 29, bAgePho1.hap1, whole genome shotgun sequence genome contains these proteins:
- the TMEM161A gene encoding transmembrane protein 161A isoform X3, producing the protein MAVMGVQVVVTLLAASLMQKMAPHCSFARWLLCNGSLYRYKHPSDEELCALAGKQRPKSRRDRRASGVAEDRPLSVPRDIELQLDTSPITAVDALVLRHFLEYQWFVDFSVYAGAVYAFSEGYFCLVSPARESNLGVLWCLLTVLFSVKVFCMVMRHYFRSEEGGERSVCLTSAFFFLLLAMLALVVREDYLEFGLEAGLARVSSNLEPILKPRGWEWTLPLARLAFKLGLVALSSFLGACLTFPGLRLAQTHLDALSMAAGKPLTQVLLHVGFVAPVLVVLLWVRPLARDFLLQAPLGKQRVQILSDASFDTLRLWAVVALSLLRLLGTRHHLQAYLGLAERWVRRMRRQAGRIPARDIQRQISRIYCYVSVVSLQYLGPVILTLHCALLLKTLGHHSWGLYPAVSPAVSPAAPVAPPRPEGDPGDSGDVQVVVQEISGLLGCIFTPPFFRGLFSFLTWWVAACQVITSLFGLYFHQYLAAS; encoded by the exons ATG gcgGTGATGGGGGTGCAGGTGGTGGTCACCCTGCTGGCCGCCAGCCTGATGCAGAAGATGGCCCCGCACTGCTCCTTCGCCCGCTGGCTGCTCTGCAACGGCAG CCTGTACAGGTACAAGCACCCCTCGGACGAGGAGCTCTGCGCCCTGGCCGGGAAGCAGCGCCCCAAGAGCAGGAGGGACAG GAGGGCCAGTGGGGTGGCAGAGGACAGACCCCTGTCGGTGCCACGGGACATCGAGCTGCAGCTGGACACCAGCCCCATCACGGCCGTGGACGCGCTGG TGCTGCGCCATTTCCTGGAGTACCAGTGGTTCGTGGATTTCTCTGTCTACGCCGGCGCCGTCTACGCCTTCAGCGAGGGCTATTTCTGCCTGGTGAGCCCCGCCAGGGAGAGCAACCTGGGCGTGCTCTGGTGCCTGCTCACCGTCCTCTTCTCTGT CAAGGTGTTCTGCATGGTGATGCGTCACTACTTCCGCTCGGAGGAGGGCGGCGAGCGCTCCGTGTGCCTCACCTCcgccttcttcttcctcctgctggccatgctggcCCTGGTGGTCCGCGAGGATTACCTGGAGTTCGGCCTCGAGGCCG ggctggccagAGTCTCCTCTAACCTGGAGCCCATCCTGAAGCCGCGGGGCTGGGAGTGGAC gctgcccctggccaggctggcctTCAAGCTGGGGCTGGTGGCCCTGAGCTCCTTCCTGGGCGCCTGCCTGACCTTCCCGGGGCTGCGCCTGGCACAGACACACCTGGACGCGCTCAGCATGGCGGCCGGCAAACCCCTGACACA ggtccTGCTGCACGTGGGGTTCGTGGCCCCCgtgctggtggtgctgctgtgggtccGGCCCCTGGCCCGGGatttcctgctccaggccccgcTGGGCAAGCAGAGGGTGCAGAT cCTGTCGGACGCGTCCTTTGACACGCTGCGGCTCTGGGCCGTGGTGGCGCTGTCGCTGCTGCGGCTGCTGGGGACGCGCCACCACCTGCAGGCGTACCTGGGGCTGGCCGAGCGCTGGGTGCGCCGCATGCGGCGCCAGGCGGGGCGGATCCCGGCCCGCGACATCCAGCGGCAG ATCTCCAGGATTTACTGCTACGTGTCCGTGGTGAGCCTGCAGTACCTGGGGCCCGTGATCCTCACGCTGCACTGCGCCCTGCTGCTCAAGACCCTGG GTCACCACTCGTGGGGGCTGTACCCCGCCGTGTCCCCCGCCGTGTCCCCAGCAGCGCCGgtggccccgccgcgccccgagggggaccctggggacagcggggacgtGCAGGTGGTGGTGCAGGAGATCTCGgggctcctgggctgcatcTTCACCCCCCCCTTCTTCCGAGGActcttctccttcctcaccTGGTGGGTGGCTGCGTGCCAGGTGATCACCAGCCTCTTCGGCCTCTACTTCCACCAGTACCTGGCAGCGTCCtga
- the TMEM161A gene encoding transmembrane protein 161A isoform X1, whose amino-acid sequence MDRGWTESSERGCMARLPEGSRGWARPGGPCPGVPAGPCLGASHRGCPQSRGQPHAQLCPAGVSPRPPSPGGDPGVPAQAVMGVQVVVTLLAASLMQKMAPHCSFARWLLCNGSLYRYKHPSDEELCALAGKQRPKSRRDRRASGVAEDRPLSVPRDIELQLDTSPITAVDALVLRHFLEYQWFVDFSVYAGAVYAFSEGYFCLVSPARESNLGVLWCLLTVLFSVKVFCMVMRHYFRSEEGGERSVCLTSAFFFLLLAMLALVVREDYLEFGLEAGLARVSSNLEPILKPRGWEWTLPLARLAFKLGLVALSSFLGACLTFPGLRLAQTHLDALSMAAGKPLTQVLLHVGFVAPVLVVLLWVRPLARDFLLQAPLGKQRVQILSDASFDTLRLWAVVALSLLRLLGTRHHLQAYLGLAERWVRRMRRQAGRIPARDIQRQISRIYCYVSVVSLQYLGPVILTLHCALLLKTLGHHSWGLYPAVSPAVSPAAPVAPPRPEGDPGDSGDVQVVVQEISGLLGCIFTPPFFRGLFSFLTWWVAACQVITSLFGLYFHQYLAAS is encoded by the exons ATGGACCGGGGCTGGACCGAGAGTTCTGAGCGGGGTTGCATGGCCAGGCTGCCCGAAGGGTCCCGGGGTTGGGCACGGCCGGGGGGTCCCTGCCCGGGGGTCCCAGCTGGTCCCTGCCTGGGGGCTTCACATcgggggtgtccccagagcaggggacagccccatgcccagctctgccctgcaggggtGTCCCCTc gtccccccagccccgggggtgaccccggtgtccctgcccaggcgGTGATGGGGGTGCAGGTGGTGGTCACCCTGCTGGCCGCCAGCCTGATGCAGAAGATGGCCCCGCACTGCTCCTTCGCCCGCTGGCTGCTCTGCAACGGCAG CCTGTACAGGTACAAGCACCCCTCGGACGAGGAGCTCTGCGCCCTGGCCGGGAAGCAGCGCCCCAAGAGCAGGAGGGACAG GAGGGCCAGTGGGGTGGCAGAGGACAGACCCCTGTCGGTGCCACGGGACATCGAGCTGCAGCTGGACACCAGCCCCATCACGGCCGTGGACGCGCTGG TGCTGCGCCATTTCCTGGAGTACCAGTGGTTCGTGGATTTCTCTGTCTACGCCGGCGCCGTCTACGCCTTCAGCGAGGGCTATTTCTGCCTGGTGAGCCCCGCCAGGGAGAGCAACCTGGGCGTGCTCTGGTGCCTGCTCACCGTCCTCTTCTCTGT CAAGGTGTTCTGCATGGTGATGCGTCACTACTTCCGCTCGGAGGAGGGCGGCGAGCGCTCCGTGTGCCTCACCTCcgccttcttcttcctcctgctggccatgctggcCCTGGTGGTCCGCGAGGATTACCTGGAGTTCGGCCTCGAGGCCG ggctggccagAGTCTCCTCTAACCTGGAGCCCATCCTGAAGCCGCGGGGCTGGGAGTGGAC gctgcccctggccaggctggcctTCAAGCTGGGGCTGGTGGCCCTGAGCTCCTTCCTGGGCGCCTGCCTGACCTTCCCGGGGCTGCGCCTGGCACAGACACACCTGGACGCGCTCAGCATGGCGGCCGGCAAACCCCTGACACA ggtccTGCTGCACGTGGGGTTCGTGGCCCCCgtgctggtggtgctgctgtgggtccGGCCCCTGGCCCGGGatttcctgctccaggccccgcTGGGCAAGCAGAGGGTGCAGAT cCTGTCGGACGCGTCCTTTGACACGCTGCGGCTCTGGGCCGTGGTGGCGCTGTCGCTGCTGCGGCTGCTGGGGACGCGCCACCACCTGCAGGCGTACCTGGGGCTGGCCGAGCGCTGGGTGCGCCGCATGCGGCGCCAGGCGGGGCGGATCCCGGCCCGCGACATCCAGCGGCAG ATCTCCAGGATTTACTGCTACGTGTCCGTGGTGAGCCTGCAGTACCTGGGGCCCGTGATCCTCACGCTGCACTGCGCCCTGCTGCTCAAGACCCTGG GTCACCACTCGTGGGGGCTGTACCCCGCCGTGTCCCCCGCCGTGTCCCCAGCAGCGCCGgtggccccgccgcgccccgagggggaccctggggacagcggggacgtGCAGGTGGTGGTGCAGGAGATCTCGgggctcctgggctgcatcTTCACCCCCCCCTTCTTCCGAGGActcttctccttcctcaccTGGTGGGTGGCTGCGTGCCAGGTGATCACCAGCCTCTTCGGCCTCTACTTCCACCAGTACCTGGCAGCGTCCtga
- the TMEM161A gene encoding transmembrane protein 161A isoform X2 — MPSSALQGCPLVPPAPVIPGVSPGPPSPGGDPGVPAQAVMGVQVVVTLLAASLMQKMAPHCSFARWLLCNGSLYRYKHPSDEELCALAGKQRPKSRRDRRASGVAEDRPLSVPRDIELQLDTSPITAVDALVLRHFLEYQWFVDFSVYAGAVYAFSEGYFCLVSPARESNLGVLWCLLTVLFSVKVFCMVMRHYFRSEEGGERSVCLTSAFFFLLLAMLALVVREDYLEFGLEAGLARVSSNLEPILKPRGWEWTLPLARLAFKLGLVALSSFLGACLTFPGLRLAQTHLDALSMAAGKPLTQVLLHVGFVAPVLVVLLWVRPLARDFLLQAPLGKQRVQILSDASFDTLRLWAVVALSLLRLLGTRHHLQAYLGLAERWVRRMRRQAGRIPARDIQRQISRIYCYVSVVSLQYLGPVILTLHCALLLKTLGHHSWGLYPAVSPAVSPAAPVAPPRPEGDPGDSGDVQVVVQEISGLLGCIFTPPFFRGLFSFLTWWVAACQVITSLFGLYFHQYLAAS, encoded by the exons atgcccagctctgccctgcaggggtGTCCCCTcgtccccccagccccagtgatcccaggggtgtccccaggtccccccagccccgggggtgaccccggtgtccctgcccaggcgGTGATGGGGGTGCAGGTGGTGGTCACCCTGCTGGCCGCCAGCCTGATGCAGAAGATGGCCCCGCACTGCTCCTTCGCCCGCTGGCTGCTCTGCAACGGCAG CCTGTACAGGTACAAGCACCCCTCGGACGAGGAGCTCTGCGCCCTGGCCGGGAAGCAGCGCCCCAAGAGCAGGAGGGACAG GAGGGCCAGTGGGGTGGCAGAGGACAGACCCCTGTCGGTGCCACGGGACATCGAGCTGCAGCTGGACACCAGCCCCATCACGGCCGTGGACGCGCTGG TGCTGCGCCATTTCCTGGAGTACCAGTGGTTCGTGGATTTCTCTGTCTACGCCGGCGCCGTCTACGCCTTCAGCGAGGGCTATTTCTGCCTGGTGAGCCCCGCCAGGGAGAGCAACCTGGGCGTGCTCTGGTGCCTGCTCACCGTCCTCTTCTCTGT CAAGGTGTTCTGCATGGTGATGCGTCACTACTTCCGCTCGGAGGAGGGCGGCGAGCGCTCCGTGTGCCTCACCTCcgccttcttcttcctcctgctggccatgctggcCCTGGTGGTCCGCGAGGATTACCTGGAGTTCGGCCTCGAGGCCG ggctggccagAGTCTCCTCTAACCTGGAGCCCATCCTGAAGCCGCGGGGCTGGGAGTGGAC gctgcccctggccaggctggcctTCAAGCTGGGGCTGGTGGCCCTGAGCTCCTTCCTGGGCGCCTGCCTGACCTTCCCGGGGCTGCGCCTGGCACAGACACACCTGGACGCGCTCAGCATGGCGGCCGGCAAACCCCTGACACA ggtccTGCTGCACGTGGGGTTCGTGGCCCCCgtgctggtggtgctgctgtgggtccGGCCCCTGGCCCGGGatttcctgctccaggccccgcTGGGCAAGCAGAGGGTGCAGAT cCTGTCGGACGCGTCCTTTGACACGCTGCGGCTCTGGGCCGTGGTGGCGCTGTCGCTGCTGCGGCTGCTGGGGACGCGCCACCACCTGCAGGCGTACCTGGGGCTGGCCGAGCGCTGGGTGCGCCGCATGCGGCGCCAGGCGGGGCGGATCCCGGCCCGCGACATCCAGCGGCAG ATCTCCAGGATTTACTGCTACGTGTCCGTGGTGAGCCTGCAGTACCTGGGGCCCGTGATCCTCACGCTGCACTGCGCCCTGCTGCTCAAGACCCTGG GTCACCACTCGTGGGGGCTGTACCCCGCCGTGTCCCCCGCCGTGTCCCCAGCAGCGCCGgtggccccgccgcgccccgagggggaccctggggacagcggggacgtGCAGGTGGTGGTGCAGGAGATCTCGgggctcctgggctgcatcTTCACCCCCCCCTTCTTCCGAGGActcttctccttcctcaccTGGTGGGTGGCTGCGTGCCAGGTGATCACCAGCCTCTTCGGCCTCTACTTCCACCAGTACCTGGCAGCGTCCtga
- the SLC25A42 gene encoding mitochondrial coenzyme A transporter SLC25A42, with amino-acid sequence MGNGVREGPVEFQRDVEPVPARIPAEDNQEKKKVLNSLMSGALAGAVAKTAVAPLDRTKIMFQVSSKRFSAKEAYRLIYRTYLNEGFWSLWRGNSATMVRVIPYAAIQFCAHEEYKQILGNYYGFQGKALTPFPRFIAGSLAGTTAAMLTYPLDMVRARMAVTPKEMYSSIVHVFIRISREEGLKTLYRGFTPTILGVIPYAGLSFFTYETLKKVHAEHSGKAQPSPPERLLFGACAGLIGQSASYPLDVVRRRMQTAGVLGHTYSSILLTMQDIVREEGLVRGLYKGLSMNWVKGPIAVGISFTTFDLTQILLRKLQHGPGLER; translated from the exons ATGGGTAATGGTGTGAGAGAAGGTCCAGTGGAATTCCAGAGGGATGTGGAGCCCGTCCCGGCCCGAATTCCTGCAGAG GATAACcaggagaagaagaaagtgCTGAACTCGCTGATGTCTGGGGCTCTGGCTGGGGCCGTGGCTAAAACTGCAGTGGCTCCTCTGGACAGGACAAAAATCATGTTCCAAG tatctTCAAAAAGATTTTCTGCCAAG gaAGCGTACAGGCTGATCTATCGCACCTACCTCAACGAGGGCTTCTGGAGCCTCTGGAGAGGGAACTCGGCCACCATGGTGCGGGTGATCCCCTACGCCGCCATCCAGTTCTGCGCCCACGAGGAGTACAAGCAGATCCTGGGCAACTACTACGGATTCCAGGGAAA GGCACTGACGCCTTTCCCTCGCTTCATTGCCGGCTCCCTGGCTGGCACCACGGCTGCCATGCTCACCTACCCCCTGGACATGGTCCGTGCCCGCATGGCTGTCACCCCCAAGGAGAT GTACAGCAGCATTGTCCACGTCTTCATCCGGATATCCCGCGAGGAGGGGCTGAAAACCTTGTACAGGGGCTTCACACCCACCATCCTGGGCGTCATCCCCTACGCTGGCCTCAGCTTCTTCACCTACGAGACGCTGAAGAAAGTGCACGCAG AGCACAGCGGGAAGGCGCAGCCCTCGCCCCCGGAGCGGCTGCTGTTCGGGGCGTGCGCCGGCCTCATCGGGCAGTCGGCCTCGTACCCGCTGGACGTGGTGCGGCGCCGCATGCAGACGGCCGGCGTGCTGGGCCACACCTACAGCTCCATCCTGCTCACCATGCAGGACATCGTGCGCGAGGAGGGACTCGTCAGGGGCCTCTACAAAGGGCTCAGCATGAACTGGGTGAAGGGCCCCATCGCCGTGGGCATCAGCTTCACCACCTTCGACCTGACGCAGATCCTGCTCCGCAAGCTGCAGCACGGCCCCGGCCTCGAGAGGTAG